From Myxococcales bacterium, the proteins below share one genomic window:
- a CDS encoding integration host factor subunit alpha gives MTKAEIVQALYAKVGGFSRKESADMVDLVFEMMKETLGRGEKIKVSGFGNFVLRDKRQRPGRNPQTGDPIKISERRVLTFKASQILKLALNAREGEAPATTATGG, from the coding sequence ATGACGAAAGCCGAAATCGTCCAAGCGCTGTACGCCAAGGTGGGTGGGTTCTCGAGGAAAGAGTCCGCCGATATGGTCGATCTCGTCTTCGAGATGATGAAAGAGACCTTGGGGCGCGGCGAGAAGATCAAGGTCAGCGGGTTCGGGAACTTCGTCCTCCGCGACAAGCGCCAGCGCCCAGGTCGGAACCCGCAGACCGGCGACCCGATCAAGATCAGCGAGCGCCGCGTGCTCACCTTCAAGGCGAGCCAAATCTTGAAGCTTGCGTTGAACGCCCGCGAGGGCGAGGCACCGGCGACCACGGCGACCGGCGGCTGA
- a CDS encoding glycosyltransferase, translated as MTTPGGASALVPAMHVALCVAYFTVLGLLSMYGLHRSHLVITCLRLAKKLRAMKAGVPSLPERPSADGLPAVTVQLPLYNEATVATRLLDAVATLDYPRELLEVQVLDDSTDETRMLVIDHVRKLAEGGLDIRYIHRVDRTGYKAGALDAGLTVAKGELIAIFDADFIPQPDFLRALVPHFVADPKVGMVQARWGHLNREVSLLTRVQALMLDGHHLVENRARAAAGWLFNFSGTGGMWRREAIKDAGGWEHDTLTEDLDLSYRAQMAGWKFGYREDVVTPAELPEDVSAFRAQQFRWAKGTVQTSRKLMKRLLTASHLTVMQRIEGFFHMTPHFAYPLMVLLSVLLLPALLLMPATDVRTMFLIDLPLCIGTTGSLAAFYAMAMSAQGRSRREALKSLPALLALGCGLAPHLTKAVFEGLRSMAGEFVRTPKAGDLVKAGQRYHARADLPMTELVLSAYSLVSVLASLHTGHWFAMPFAMLFTFGYGYVALLVATEQAARRRAALAAYEAGMMPASLESVPPPAASQEELAA; from the coding sequence ATGACAACTCCCGGGGGGGCGAGTGCTTTGGTTCCTGCCATGCACGTCGCCTTGTGTGTCGCCTACTTCACCGTCCTGGGCCTCTTGTCGATGTACGGCCTCCACAGGTCGCACCTCGTCATCACGTGCCTTCGCCTCGCGAAGAAGCTCCGCGCCATGAAGGCCGGGGTCCCGTCGCTGCCGGAGCGCCCGTCCGCCGACGGCCTCCCCGCGGTGACGGTGCAGCTCCCGCTCTACAACGAGGCCACCGTCGCCACGCGCCTCCTCGACGCCGTCGCCACGCTCGACTACCCGCGCGAGCTGCTCGAGGTCCAAGTCCTCGACGACTCGACCGACGAGACCCGCATGCTCGTCATCGACCACGTCCGCAAGCTCGCCGAAGGTGGGCTCGACATCCGCTACATCCACCGTGTCGATCGCACGGGCTACAAGGCCGGCGCGCTCGACGCGGGCCTCACGGTCGCGAAGGGCGAGCTCATCGCGATCTTCGACGCCGACTTCATCCCCCAGCCCGACTTCCTCCGCGCCCTCGTCCCGCACTTCGTCGCCGATCCGAAGGTCGGCATGGTGCAGGCCCGCTGGGGTCACCTGAACCGCGAGGTGTCGCTCCTCACGCGCGTCCAGGCCCTCATGCTCGACGGCCACCACCTCGTCGAGAACCGCGCGCGCGCGGCCGCCGGCTGGCTCTTCAACTTCTCGGGTACCGGCGGTATGTGGCGCCGCGAGGCCATCAAGGACGCGGGCGGCTGGGAGCACGACACGCTCACCGAGGACCTCGACCTGAGCTACCGCGCCCAGATGGCCGGCTGGAAGTTCGGCTACCGCGAGGACGTGGTCACCCCCGCCGAGCTCCCCGAGGACGTGAGCGCCTTCCGCGCGCAGCAGTTCCGCTGGGCCAAGGGCACGGTGCAGACCTCGCGCAAGCTCATGAAGCGGCTCCTCACGGCCTCGCACCTCACGGTGATGCAGCGCATCGAGGGCTTCTTCCACATGACGCCGCACTTCGCGTACCCGCTCATGGTGCTCCTCAGCGTGCTCCTCTTGCCCGCGCTGCTCCTCATGCCCGCGACCGACGTTCGCACCATGTTCCTCATCGACCTCCCGCTCTGCATCGGCACGACCGGGTCGCTCGCGGCGTTCTACGCGATGGCGATGTCGGCCCAGGGCCGCTCGCGTCGCGAGGCGCTGAAGAGCCTCCCCGCCCTGCTCGCGCTCGGCTGCGGTCTCGCGCCCCACCTCACGAAGGCCGTCTTCGAGGGTCTCCGCTCGATGGCGGGCGAGTTCGTGCGCACGCCCAAGGCGGGCGACCTCGTGAAGGCCGGCCAGCGCTACCACGCCCGCGCCGACCTCCCGATGACCGAGCTCGTGCTCTCGGCCTACAGCCTCGTGTCGGTGCTCGCCTCGCTCCACACCGGCCACTGGTTCGCGATGCCCTTCGCGATGCTCTTCACCTTCGGGTACGGCTACGTCGCGCTGCTCGTCGCCACCGAGCAGGCCGCACGCCGCCGCGCCGCCCTCGCCGCGTACGAGGCCGGCATGATGCCCGCTTCGCTCGAGAGCGTCCCGCCGCCCGCCGCCTCGCAGGAAGAGCTCGCGGCCTGA
- the hutH gene encoding histidine ammonia-lyase — protein MSGPPVVLGLPISLESLEEVARRGRAVTVDPEARKKVEASRAAIDEITAAGDAARNVYGVNTGFGALSETRISATDVRALQQNLVRSHATGIGEDLPTPEVRGIMLLRAQVLALGHSGVRPLVLDTLVEMLNRGVTPRIPAQGSVGASGDLAPLAHLSLVLIGEGEARVGEGPLVSGAEAMKSCGISPIELEAKEGLALINGTQYMASLGTLALLDAERLATAADIAGSVSLEALKGSTTPFDERLHFARPHPGQAVVSKNLRALLADSEIAASHKDCGKVQDAYSLRCMPQVHGATRDALGWVRGVLEREVSSVTDNPSVFLGRDGTEILSGGNFHGQPLALALDLVAMAVAELGNISERRVEQLVNPALSTGLTPFLAAGSGLHSGFMIAQVAAASLVSENKVLCHPASVDSIPSSAGKEDHVSMGSVSARKLAMVVKNTRNTLAIELMTAAAGVDQRAPLRPSRGVRAALATIRKVVAPMTGDRPLYRDIEAVAELVASGALADEACAAVGHLA, from the coding sequence ATGAGCGGTCCGCCCGTCGTCCTCGGTCTCCCCATCTCGCTCGAGTCGCTCGAGGAGGTGGCCCGTCGTGGGCGCGCCGTCACGGTCGACCCCGAGGCCCGGAAGAAGGTCGAGGCCTCCCGCGCCGCCATCGACGAGATCACCGCCGCCGGAGACGCCGCGCGCAACGTGTACGGCGTCAACACCGGCTTCGGGGCGCTCTCCGAGACGCGCATCTCGGCGACCGACGTACGCGCCCTCCAGCAGAACCTCGTGCGCTCCCACGCGACCGGCATCGGCGAGGACCTGCCCACCCCCGAGGTGCGCGGCATCATGCTGCTCCGCGCCCAGGTGCTCGCCCTCGGGCACTCCGGCGTGCGCCCGCTCGTGCTCGACACCCTCGTCGAGATGCTGAACCGCGGCGTGACACCGCGCATCCCCGCGCAGGGGTCGGTCGGCGCCTCCGGAGACCTCGCGCCTCTCGCACACCTCTCCCTCGTGCTCATCGGAGAGGGCGAGGCCCGCGTGGGCGAAGGCCCCCTCGTGTCGGGGGCCGAGGCCATGAAATCATGTGGGATTTCGCCGATCGAGCTCGAGGCGAAAGAGGGCCTCGCGCTCATCAATGGCACCCAGTACATGGCCTCCCTCGGCACGCTCGCGCTCCTCGACGCCGAGCGGCTCGCGACAGCCGCCGACATCGCCGGCTCGGTGAGCCTCGAGGCCCTCAAGGGGTCGACGACGCCGTTCGACGAGCGCCTCCACTTCGCCCGTCCTCACCCCGGCCAAGCCGTCGTGTCGAAGAACCTGCGCGCCCTCCTCGCCGACAGCGAGATCGCCGCGTCCCACAAAGACTGCGGCAAGGTCCAAGACGCCTACTCGCTGCGCTGCATGCCCCAAGTGCACGGGGCCACGCGCGACGCCCTCGGGTGGGTCCGCGGGGTGCTCGAGCGTGAGGTGAGCTCGGTGACCGACAACCCGAGCGTGTTCCTCGGCCGCGACGGGACCGAGATCCTGAGCGGCGGCAACTTCCACGGGCAGCCCCTCGCCCTCGCGCTCGACCTCGTGGCCATGGCCGTGGCCGAGCTCGGCAACATCAGCGAGCGGCGCGTCGAGCAGCTCGTGAACCCGGCGCTCTCCACGGGCCTCACGCCCTTCCTCGCGGCCGGCTCGGGCCTCCACTCGGGCTTCATGATCGCGCAAGTGGCGGCGGCGTCCCTCGTGAGCGAGAACAAGGTGCTCTGCCACCCCGCGAGCGTCGACAGCATCCCCTCTTCCGCCGGCAAAGAAGACCACGTGAGCATGGGCAGCGTCAGCGCGCGCAAGCTCGCGATGGTCGTCAAGAACACCCGCAACACGCTCGCCATCGAGCTCATGACGGCGGCCGCAGGGGTCGATCAGCGCGCCCCGCTCCGCCCGAGCCGAGGTGTGCGCGCCGCCCTCGCCACGATTCGAAAGGTCGTCGCCCCGATGACGGGCGACCGGCCGCTCTACCGTGACATCGAGGCCGTCGCCGAGCTCGTCGCGAGCGGAGCCCTTGCCGACGAGGCCTGCGCGGCCGTCGGCCACCTGGCCTGA
- a CDS encoding alkaline phosphatase D family protein yields the protein MRPAARARTAAGFSPRAVQSGDVDASSAVLWARAEPESAGERLVVDVTTASDPSFARAKRFFGPVAGPERDFTAQVLCDGLPSGEKLRFRATFGESSRAYTFGATRTAPPPTLDREIRFAWSGDTVGQGFGIDVTRGGLASYRAVHAAEPELFVHAGDLIYADGPLSPEVPLPDGTVWKNLVTPGKSHVAESLQDFRDAFAYPFLCENVRKLAADVPLFAIWDDHEVWNDFWPGQRGTDERYTERDASVLMARASRAMHEHVPFRPSPALYRSVVWGPGAELFFLDGRSYRSPDGPNDEPEGSAFFGEAQLGWLIDRLTRSRSTWKIVTTDMPIGLVLPHDYGPGGVPRTFDGIGQGDGPPRGREKEIARLLSALRAAGVKNLLFLTADVHYAALHRFDPAHAAHTDFYPFHECIAGPLHAKSFPPKAKDGTFGPEVLFRVEEPETSGSGPWAGRQSFGLVTIARGSHALTVTFVSGTGKVLHEHTIVPSPGG from the coding sequence ACGCGAGCTCGGCCGTCCTCTGGGCGCGCGCCGAGCCCGAGAGCGCCGGAGAGCGCCTCGTGGTCGACGTCACGACCGCGAGCGACCCTTCGTTCGCGCGGGCGAAGAGGTTTTTCGGGCCGGTCGCCGGCCCGGAGCGGGACTTCACCGCGCAGGTGCTCTGCGACGGCCTGCCGAGCGGCGAGAAGCTCCGTTTCCGCGCGACGTTCGGAGAGTCGAGCCGCGCGTACACGTTCGGAGCGACCCGCACCGCCCCTCCCCCGACGCTCGACCGAGAGATTCGCTTCGCGTGGTCCGGCGACACGGTCGGCCAGGGCTTCGGCATCGACGTCACGCGCGGCGGGCTCGCGAGCTACCGCGCCGTCCATGCCGCGGAGCCCGAGCTCTTCGTGCACGCAGGCGATCTCATCTACGCCGACGGCCCCCTGTCCCCGGAGGTCCCCCTCCCGGACGGCACCGTGTGGAAGAACCTGGTCACCCCAGGAAAGTCCCATGTCGCCGAATCTCTTCAAGATTTTCGCGACGCGTTCGCCTACCCCTTTTTGTGCGAGAACGTGCGCAAGCTCGCCGCGGACGTGCCCCTCTTCGCGATTTGGGACGACCACGAGGTCTGGAACGACTTCTGGCCCGGCCAGCGCGGCACCGACGAGCGCTACACCGAGCGCGACGCGAGCGTCCTCATGGCTCGCGCCTCCCGGGCCATGCACGAGCACGTCCCCTTCCGGCCGAGCCCCGCGCTCTACCGGAGCGTCGTGTGGGGACCGGGCGCCGAGCTCTTCTTCCTCGACGGGCGAAGCTACAGGAGCCCCGACGGCCCGAACGACGAGCCCGAGGGCTCCGCGTTCTTCGGTGAGGCGCAGCTCGGCTGGCTCATCGACCGCCTCACGCGCTCGAGGTCCACGTGGAAGATCGTGACGACCGACATGCCCATCGGGCTCGTCCTCCCGCACGACTACGGGCCCGGGGGCGTGCCGCGCACCTTCGACGGCATAGGCCAAGGCGACGGGCCCCCGCGAGGGCGTGAGAAGGAGATCGCGCGCCTGCTCTCGGCGCTCCGGGCGGCCGGCGTGAAGAACCTGCTCTTTCTCACGGCCGACGTGCACTACGCGGCGCTCCATCGCTTCGACCCGGCCCACGCCGCCCACACCGATTTCTACCCGTTCCACGAGTGCATCGCGGGCCCCCTTCACGCGAAGAGCTTCCCCCCGAAGGCCAAGGACGGCACGTTCGGGCCCGAGGTGCTCTTTCGGGTCGAGGAGCCCGAGACCTCCGGCTCGGGGCCATGGGCGGGGCGGCAGAGCTTCGGCCTCGTCACGATCGCCCGAGGGTCGCACGCCCTCACGGTCACCTTCGTTTCGGGGACGGGAAAGGTCCTCCACGAGCACACGATCGTTCCGTCCCCCGGCGGCTGA